From Mercenaria mercenaria strain notata chromosome 17, MADL_Memer_1, whole genome shotgun sequence, the proteins below share one genomic window:
- the LOC123536478 gene encoding protein pitchfork-like isoform X1: protein MEVEAISLANRYPANTAQEFNVLARPSREPVEAISLANRYPANTAQEFNVLARPSREPVEKGPKVSFMTTLDRELFPTKMPQNRFGNEICPLRGAPHRGPGCYENEEKTNFWYDIEHKINSTKGYTLGARTGPRLPKDNIEPLSLMSTKLDLMDSDTKINALQRQSTALMFQTPSPTAYQTTCTDLREFDRSNKPFLVGADRFPVYRRDINEVLPGPGVYEHDIRRNRQVQWHQSFGGTPIMMPTIQVRSIIDQNTEKLYSTKEEKKYNRKLAYMKLYYE from the exons ATGGAAG TGGAAGCTATTTCTCTAGCTAATAGATATCCTGCTAACACTGCACAAGAATTCAATGTCTTAGCTAGACCTTCAAGAGAACCAG TGGAAGCTATTTCTCTAGCTAATAGATATCCTGCTAACACTGCACAAGAATTCAATGTCTTAGCTAGACCTTCAAGAGAACCAG TGGAGAAGGGACCAAAAGTGTCATTCATGACTACTTTGGATAGGGAGTTGTTCCCTACTAAAATGCCCCAGAACAGATTTGGGAACGAGATCTGTCCATTGAGAGGAGCCCCACACAGAGGGCCTGGGTGCTATGAGAATGAGGAG aaaaCAAACTTCTGGTATGATATAGAACATAAGATCAACTCTACAAAAGGTTACACGTTGGGAGCTAGAACAGGTCCAAGACTTCCAAAAGACAATATC GAACCATTATCACTAATGAGTACAAAGCTTGACTTAATGGACTCTGATACAAAGATCAATGCTTTACAAAGACAAAGCACTGCCTTAATG TTCCAAACTCCTAGTCCAACGGCATATCAGACAACATGTACAGATCTCCGTGAGTTTGATAGGTCAAACAAGCCTTTCCTGGTCGGAGCCGACAGGTTTCCAGTATACAGAAGAGATATAAATGAAGTATTACCTGG ACCTGGAGTGTATGAACATGATATAAGAAGAAATCGACAGGTACAGTGGCATCAGTCGTTTGGTGGAACCCCAATCATGATGCCCACTATACAGGTCCGCAGTATTATTGACCAAAACACAGAAAAG cTGTACAGTACAAAAGAGGAGAAGAAATACAATAGAAAATTAGCATATATGAAGTTGTACTATGAATAA
- the LOC123536478 gene encoding protein pitchfork-like isoform X4: MEVEKGPKVSFMTTLDRELFPTKMPQNRFGNEICPLRGAPHRGPGCYENEEKTNFWYDIEHKINSTKGYTLGARTGPRLPKDNIEPLSLMSTKLDLMDSDTKINALQRQSTALMFQTPSPTAYQTTCTDLREFDRSNKPFLVGADRFPVYRRDINEVLPGPGVYEHDIRRNRQVQWHQSFGGTPIMMPTIQVRSIIDQNTEKLYSTKEEKKYNRKLAYMKLYYE, encoded by the exons ATGGAAG TGGAGAAGGGACCAAAAGTGTCATTCATGACTACTTTGGATAGGGAGTTGTTCCCTACTAAAATGCCCCAGAACAGATTTGGGAACGAGATCTGTCCATTGAGAGGAGCCCCACACAGAGGGCCTGGGTGCTATGAGAATGAGGAG aaaaCAAACTTCTGGTATGATATAGAACATAAGATCAACTCTACAAAAGGTTACACGTTGGGAGCTAGAACAGGTCCAAGACTTCCAAAAGACAATATC GAACCATTATCACTAATGAGTACAAAGCTTGACTTAATGGACTCTGATACAAAGATCAATGCTTTACAAAGACAAAGCACTGCCTTAATG TTCCAAACTCCTAGTCCAACGGCATATCAGACAACATGTACAGATCTCCGTGAGTTTGATAGGTCAAACAAGCCTTTCCTGGTCGGAGCCGACAGGTTTCCAGTATACAGAAGAGATATAAATGAAGTATTACCTGG ACCTGGAGTGTATGAACATGATATAAGAAGAAATCGACAGGTACAGTGGCATCAGTCGTTTGGTGGAACCCCAATCATGATGCCCACTATACAGGTCCGCAGTATTATTGACCAAAACACAGAAAAG cTGTACAGTACAAAAGAGGAGAAGAAATACAATAGAAAATTAGCATATATGAAGTTGTACTATGAATAA
- the LOC123536478 gene encoding protein pitchfork-like isoform X2, with translation MEVEAISLANRYPANTAQEFNVLARPSREPVEAISLANRYPANTAQEFNVLARPSREPVEKGPKVSFMTTLDRELFPTKMPQNRFGNEICPLRGAPHRGPGCYENEEKTNFWYDIEHKINSTKGYTLGARTGPRLPKDNIFQTPSPTAYQTTCTDLREFDRSNKPFLVGADRFPVYRRDINEVLPGPGVYEHDIRRNRQVQWHQSFGGTPIMMPTIQVRSIIDQNTEKLYSTKEEKKYNRKLAYMKLYYE, from the exons ATGGAAG TGGAAGCTATTTCTCTAGCTAATAGATATCCTGCTAACACTGCACAAGAATTCAATGTCTTAGCTAGACCTTCAAGAGAACCAG TGGAAGCTATTTCTCTAGCTAATAGATATCCTGCTAACACTGCACAAGAATTCAATGTCTTAGCTAGACCTTCAAGAGAACCAG TGGAGAAGGGACCAAAAGTGTCATTCATGACTACTTTGGATAGGGAGTTGTTCCCTACTAAAATGCCCCAGAACAGATTTGGGAACGAGATCTGTCCATTGAGAGGAGCCCCACACAGAGGGCCTGGGTGCTATGAGAATGAGGAG aaaaCAAACTTCTGGTATGATATAGAACATAAGATCAACTCTACAAAAGGTTACACGTTGGGAGCTAGAACAGGTCCAAGACTTCCAAAAGACAATATC TTCCAAACTCCTAGTCCAACGGCATATCAGACAACATGTACAGATCTCCGTGAGTTTGATAGGTCAAACAAGCCTTTCCTGGTCGGAGCCGACAGGTTTCCAGTATACAGAAGAGATATAAATGAAGTATTACCTGG ACCTGGAGTGTATGAACATGATATAAGAAGAAATCGACAGGTACAGTGGCATCAGTCGTTTGGTGGAACCCCAATCATGATGCCCACTATACAGGTCCGCAGTATTATTGACCAAAACACAGAAAAG cTGTACAGTACAAAAGAGGAGAAGAAATACAATAGAAAATTAGCATATATGAAGTTGTACTATGAATAA
- the LOC123536478 gene encoding protein pitchfork-like isoform X3, producing the protein MAIIPNFYILSTVDSFVEKGPKVSFMTTLDRELFPTKMPQNRFGNEICPLRGAPHRGPGCYENEEKTNFWYDIEHKINSTKGYTLGARTGPRLPKDNIEPLSLMSTKLDLMDSDTKINALQRQSTALMFQTPSPTAYQTTCTDLREFDRSNKPFLVGADRFPVYRRDINEVLPGPGVYEHDIRRNRQVQWHQSFGGTPIMMPTIQVRSIIDQNTEKLYSTKEEKKYNRKLAYMKLYYE; encoded by the exons ATGGCAATTATACCGAACTTTTATATTTTGTCTACAGTTGACTCATTTG TGGAGAAGGGACCAAAAGTGTCATTCATGACTACTTTGGATAGGGAGTTGTTCCCTACTAAAATGCCCCAGAACAGATTTGGGAACGAGATCTGTCCATTGAGAGGAGCCCCACACAGAGGGCCTGGGTGCTATGAGAATGAGGAG aaaaCAAACTTCTGGTATGATATAGAACATAAGATCAACTCTACAAAAGGTTACACGTTGGGAGCTAGAACAGGTCCAAGACTTCCAAAAGACAATATC GAACCATTATCACTAATGAGTACAAAGCTTGACTTAATGGACTCTGATACAAAGATCAATGCTTTACAAAGACAAAGCACTGCCTTAATG TTCCAAACTCCTAGTCCAACGGCATATCAGACAACATGTACAGATCTCCGTGAGTTTGATAGGTCAAACAAGCCTTTCCTGGTCGGAGCCGACAGGTTTCCAGTATACAGAAGAGATATAAATGAAGTATTACCTGG ACCTGGAGTGTATGAACATGATATAAGAAGAAATCGACAGGTACAGTGGCATCAGTCGTTTGGTGGAACCCCAATCATGATGCCCACTATACAGGTCCGCAGTATTATTGACCAAAACACAGAAAAG cTGTACAGTACAAAAGAGGAGAAGAAATACAATAGAAAATTAGCATATATGAAGTTGTACTATGAATAA